In Anaerotignum faecicola, the following are encoded in one genomic region:
- a CDS encoding ATP-binding protein — MKKNKSSLKRRISLIYVSLIFIIIVLGAISIYSLNNISRSVSSLITTNYNSIERISKMDAALKEQRQDMLLYIYSADEEDSILSFQNHYSRFMSYYDTEYNTIIIPEEMSFIVQIKTEYLKFVEMFNNLQTFDTSNPESGQFQQALTYFETTIEPQYEKTLDELEKLKKSNETALFARRDETYSIIKNTTFLLFLLFIFTAAISFVAFRYYINKLFGPIYEITQNLKSIRQGNLNKKAIIQNTDELGALCSEFNNMTQRLSEFEQSTLGSLMEERNKTYAIVKSITEPMLILDANYHVTLMNDSFEKLLIHSSDDNTVNSHFLDVMAGSCFSDVSSKINYKAAEYWNGIVKITYDWKPKYYNVMVSPVSYQNGEQKKFVIIVFYDITEMKLLEKMRTDFIATISHEFKTPLTSIIMGADLLGNSYIGDMNDEQKEIVETIKEDSQQLNVLVNDLLELSKVESSSIMYQFKPFLIEKAIDKCVKQFMPRAKNLGIKIETFRNGNLPMVNADFSKIVWVLNNLVSNALKYTTDGDTVKISSVYSNGVIKVCVEDNGKGIPEEFLEKIFDKYVQVPGCDLETRGTGLGLAVAKDIITAHKGRIWCESDISKGSRFYFTLPADGTGIK, encoded by the coding sequence ATGAAAAAAAACAAATCTTCACTTAAAAGAAGGATTTCATTAATCTATGTAAGCCTTATATTTATTATTATAGTTCTCGGCGCAATTTCGATTTACAGCCTGAACAATATAAGCCGGTCTGTAAGCAGTTTAATAACGACAAACTATAATAGTATTGAAAGAATTTCAAAAATGGACGCGGCGCTTAAAGAACAGCGGCAGGATATGCTTTTATACATATACAGCGCTGATGAAGAAGATTCAATCTTAAGCTTTCAAAATCATTATTCAAGGTTTATGTCATACTATGATACGGAGTACAACACAATAATTATTCCGGAAGAAATGAGTTTTATTGTTCAAATAAAAACGGAATACTTAAAGTTTGTCGAAATGTTCAACAACCTTCAGACGTTTGACACCAGCAACCCTGAAAGCGGCCAATTCCAGCAAGCGCTTACATATTTTGAAACAACAATAGAGCCGCAATATGAAAAAACCCTTGACGAGCTGGAAAAGCTCAAAAAGTCAAACGAAACCGCTTTATTTGCAAGAAGGGACGAAACATATTCCATAATAAAAAATACCACATTCCTTCTCTTTTTGCTTTTCATATTCACGGCGGCAATATCATTTGTAGCCTTCCGTTATTACATAAATAAACTTTTCGGCCCGATTTATGAAATTACGCAGAACCTTAAATCAATACGCCAGGGGAATTTAAACAAAAAGGCTATAATACAAAATACCGACGAACTCGGAGCGCTTTGCAGCGAATTTAACAATATGACGCAGCGTTTAAGCGAGTTTGAACAAAGCACGCTGGGTTCCTTGATGGAAGAAAGGAACAAAACTTACGCGATAGTTAAAAGTATAACCGAACCAATGCTTATACTTGACGCAAACTATCATGTGACTTTAATGAACGATTCGTTTGAGAAACTTTTAATCCATTCTTCCGACGATAATACTGTAAACAGCCATTTCCTTGATGTTATGGCAGGCAGTTGTTTTTCAGACGTATCGTCAAAAATAAATTATAAGGCGGCCGAGTATTGGAACGGAATTGTTAAAATTACATACGACTGGAAACCTAAATATTATAACGTTATGGTTTCCCCCGTTTCATATCAAAACGGCGAACAGAAAAAATTCGTTATAATAGTTTTCTACGATATAACGGAAATGAAACTTTTGGAAAAAATGCGGACAGATTTTATCGCAACAATTTCCCACGAATTTAAAACGCCTTTAACTTCGATAATAATGGGCGCCGATCTGCTGGGAAATTCGTATATAGGCGATATGAACGACGAACAAAAGGAAATTGTCGAAACAATCAAAGAAGACAGCCAGCAGCTTAATGTGCTTGTAAACGACTTACTGGAGCTTTCTAAGGTGGAATCAAGCAGTATAATGTACCAATTCAAGCCGTTTTTAATTGAAAAGGCAATAGATAAATGCGTTAAACAATTTATGCCGCGCGCAAAAAACCTCGGAATAAAAATCGAAACGTTCCGCAACGGGAACCTTCCAATGGTAAACGCCGATTTTTCAAAAATAGTCTGGGTGCTTAATAATCTTGTGTCAAACGCCCTTAAATACACAACTGACGGCGATACCGTCAAAATCAGTTCCGTCTATTCAAACGGCGTTATAAAGGTATGCGTTGAAGATAACGGCAAAGGTATCCCCGAAGAATTTTTGGAGAAAATATTTGACAAGTACGTTCAAGTTCCGGGATGCGACCTAGAAACAAGGGGCACAGGTCTTGGCCTTGCCGTCGCAAAAGACATTATAACCGCTCACAAAGGGCGTATATGGTGCGAAAGCGATATATCCAAAGGAAGCCGGTTTTATTTCACCCTTCCGGCAGACGGAACCGGCATAAAATAA
- a CDS encoding response regulator, which produces MNLKNLTKNALIIDDTKNIRLMLSKCLELEGYKVETADNGKSGLEEALKNKFDLIFLDIKLPEISGTEVLRKLRGQNIMTPVIIITAYPTVKNAVDCTQLGAIAYLQKPFTTERIHNVLCELHLESSNNNTDIDFSYINNLIERGETDKAISRLKTALSSSPEESRIYNMLGEAYQSAGNSILAEKFFKAAEAFK; this is translated from the coding sequence ATGAATTTAAAAAACCTGACAAAAAACGCCCTTATAATTGACGACACAAAAAATATACGCCTTATGCTGTCAAAATGCCTTGAACTTGAGGGCTACAAAGTTGAAACGGCAGATAACGGCAAAAGCGGTCTTGAAGAAGCTTTGAAAAACAAATTCGACCTAATATTTCTCGACATAAAACTTCCCGAAATAAGCGGTACGGAAGTTTTAAGAAAGCTTAGAGGCCAAAACATTATGACCCCCGTAATAATTATAACTGCATATCCGACAGTAAAAAATGCAGTTGACTGTACGCAGCTTGGGGCTATTGCATATCTTCAGAAACCGTTTACAACAGAACGTATTCATAATGTTCTTTGTGAACTGCACTTGGAATCATCTAATAATAATACAGATATTGATTTTAGCTACATTAACAACCTAATTGAACGCGGCGAAACCGATAAAGCCATTTCAAGGCTTAAAACCGCCCTTTCATCTTCTCCCGAAGAAAGCAGGATTTACAACATGCTTGGGGAAGCTTACCAATCAGCCGGAAACAGTATATTAGCTGAAAAATTTTTTAAAGCGGCTGAAGCTTTTAAATAA
- a CDS encoding HAD hydrolase-like protein, whose translation MEKLKKDVVLFDLDGTIIDSMDGIINAVRYCFEKTGRQPVEPDEFLPYIGPPIIGTFQSVYKMTLEEAEKTMEYYHEYYNEKGWKECRLYNGVEELLAVLKAKGKITGLATNKPKYYAERILKDKGIDIYFDYIGGADLKKGITNKALVIEDCLKELKVNNKDKAVLIGDRRFDTEGAAAAGIESIGVTYGYGSRKELEDFGAVVVVDTAYEAGELF comes from the coding sequence ATGGAAAAGTTAAAAAAAGACGTTGTATTGTTCGATTTGGACGGCACAATTATTGACTCCATGGATGGAATTATAAATGCAGTTAGGTACTGTTTTGAAAAAACGGGCAGGCAACCTGTGGAACCCGACGAGTTTCTGCCGTATATAGGCCCGCCTATTATAGGTACGTTTCAAAGCGTATATAAAATGACGCTGGAGGAAGCTGAAAAAACAATGGAATATTATCATGAATACTACAATGAAAAAGGCTGGAAAGAATGTCGTCTTTACAACGGCGTTGAAGAACTGTTAGCGGTGCTTAAGGCAAAGGGAAAAATAACGGGGCTTGCAACAAACAAGCCCAAGTATTATGCCGAAAGGATATTAAAGGATAAAGGAATAGACATATATTTTGACTATATCGGCGGGGCGGACCTTAAAAAGGGAATAACTAACAAGGCTCTTGTAATTGAAGATTGCCTGAAAGAGCTTAAAGTAAACAATAAGGACAAGGCGGTTTTGATAGGCGACAGGCGTTTTGACACTGAAGGAGCGGCCGCGGCGGGAATAGAATCGATTGGAGTTACATACGGATATGGAAGCCGTAAGGAGCTTGAAGATTTCGGCGCGGTTGTTGTTGTGGATACGGCTTATGAGGCGGGAGAATTGTTTTAA
- the ftsH gene encoding ATP-dependent zinc metalloprotease FtsH, protein MPTGQTPDNGKPNDTISLIRFMLIALFVTSIFNIFLASNSTRAITEIPYSQFVQMVEEDKVEEVEIGEDRLIIAVKPGTGSKTEVNGLKNPEKMYYTGKLDDPALYEKLDAHGVTYSTPVINSSPILEFLTTWVLPFVLIYAVFSIFMKSMSKRMGGGPMAFGKNNAKIYAQKETGVTFADVAGQEEAKESLLEIVDFLNNSEKYKKVGAKLPKGALLVGPPGTGKTLLAKAVAGEAKVPFYSLSGSDFVEMFVGVGASRVRDLFKQAVENAPCIVFIDEIDAIGKSRDNQMGSNDEREQTLNQLLSEMDGFDASKGVVILGATNRPEVLDKALLRPGRFDRRVIVDKPDLTGREQILKVHVKDVILDKDVDLHQIALATSGGAGADLANIVNEAALRAVRLGRDKVNQSDFLDAVEVIIAGKEKKDRIMNEEERKIVAYHEVGHALATALQKDSQPVQKITIVPRTMGALGYTMQMPEEEKFLMSKEEILAQITTLLAGRTAEEIIFGTATTGASNDIERASSLARNMVTQYGMSEKFDMMGLESIQNKYLDGRSVLTCSEATGAEIDREVLSIITAAHKKAAELLNGNIDALHRISEFLLEKETITGEEFMRVLKGE, encoded by the coding sequence ATGCCAACGGGCCAAACGCCGGACAACGGCAAACCAAACGACACTATAAGCCTTATACGTTTTATGCTTATAGCGCTTTTTGTAACAAGTATTTTTAATATATTTCTCGCTTCAAATTCAACAAGAGCCATAACGGAAATACCATACAGCCAATTTGTGCAAATGGTTGAAGAGGACAAAGTTGAAGAGGTTGAAATCGGCGAGGACAGGCTTATTATTGCAGTTAAGCCGGGAACGGGATCTAAAACGGAAGTTAACGGACTTAAAAATCCGGAAAAGATGTATTACACGGGAAAGCTTGACGATCCGGCGCTTTATGAAAAGCTTGACGCACATGGCGTTACTTATTCAACGCCTGTAATAAATTCGTCGCCTATATTGGAATTTTTAACAACATGGGTTTTACCTTTTGTGCTTATATATGCAGTTTTCAGCATTTTTATGAAGAGCATGAGCAAGAGAATGGGCGGGGGGCCTATGGCTTTCGGAAAAAATAACGCAAAAATTTATGCGCAGAAAGAAACGGGCGTAACATTTGCAGACGTTGCGGGGCAGGAAGAGGCGAAAGAGAGCCTTCTTGAAATAGTGGATTTTCTTAACAATTCGGAAAAATATAAAAAAGTCGGTGCGAAGCTTCCGAAGGGCGCCCTGCTTGTGGGACCTCCGGGCACAGGAAAAACACTTCTTGCAAAAGCCGTTGCAGGCGAGGCAAAGGTGCCGTTTTATTCCCTTTCGGGTTCAGACTTTGTGGAAATGTTTGTCGGCGTGGGAGCTTCAAGGGTAAGGGATCTTTTTAAGCAGGCTGTCGAAAACGCCCCATGTATTGTATTTATTGACGAGATAGACGCAATAGGCAAAAGCAGGGACAATCAAATGGGTTCAAATGACGAGAGGGAGCAGACCTTAAATCAGCTTTTAAGCGAAATGGACGGTTTCGACGCGTCAAAAGGCGTTGTAATATTAGGCGCGACAAATAGGCCGGAAGTCCTTGACAAAGCGCTTTTAAGGCCGGGAAGGTTCGACAGGAGGGTTATTGTAGATAAGCCGGATCTGACTGGGCGGGAGCAAATATTGAAAGTACATGTTAAAGACGTTATACTTGATAAAGACGTGGATCTTCATCAGATTGCCCTTGCAACAAGCGGCGGGGCCGGCGCGGATCTTGCAAACATCGTTAACGAGGCCGCGCTTAGGGCTGTACGTTTGGGAAGGGATAAAGTAAACCAAAGCGATTTCCTTGACGCCGTTGAAGTTATAATAGCCGGCAAGGAGAAAAAAGACCGCATAATGAACGAAGAAGAACGTAAAATTGTCGCATACCATGAAGTTGGCCACGCTCTGGCAACAGCGCTTCAAAAGGACTCGCAGCCGGTTCAGAAGATAACGATTGTGCCGCGCACTATGGGAGCCCTCGGATACACGATGCAGATGCCCGAAGAAGAAAAATTCCTAATGAGCAAAGAAGAAATTTTGGCGCAGATTACAACTCTTCTTGCCGGGCGTACAGCGGAGGAAATTATATTCGGCACTGCAACAACAGGAGCGTCAAACGACATAGAGAGAGCGTCGTCGCTTGCAAGGAATATGGTAACGCAATACGGTATGAGCGAAAAATTTGATATGATGGGGCTTGAGAGCATACAGAATAAGTATCTTGACGGCAGGAGCGTTTTAACTTGTTCCGAAGCAACCGGGGCTGAAATTGACAGGGAAGTGCTTTCAATTATAACAGCGGCTCATAAAAAGGCGGCTGAACTTTTAAACGGCAACATTGATGCGCTTCACCGCATTTCAGAATTTCTTTTGGAGAAAGAAACTATCACCGGTGAAGAATTTATGAGGGTTTTAAAGGGAGAATAA
- a CDS encoding stage II sporulation protein P, with protein MARYSGFQYKRFLKNFTATTAVLTVLSAGTYYFAGPGRAVATVVMGQTVSEQGGGEEAVFGFNEGGTYFEQSIIDKQGSEPETEFIHSSETKINLTAEDLEKLSDVNYLKSNFYIVDKRTDLLEGDINPQEFLNMDFTIDKNTEGPKVLIFHTHANEMFADSDPSKGITEGIYGAGERLKEILETEYGIPVLHHDGQYDVVDGKGQITGAYERMEPDIRRVLQDNPTIEVVIDMHRDGVRSDVHLVEEVGGKQCAKIMFFNGLCRLNEDGKLEDLTSLPNTYLKDNLALSFNMQLMANSMYPNFTRKVYLNAYRYSLHMAPKSLLIEVGAQTNTKEEILNSMEPLADILARVLLEE; from the coding sequence ATGGCGCGTTACAGCGGCTTTCAGTATAAACGGTTTTTAAAAAATTTCACTGCCACGACGGCTGTTTTAACTGTTTTATCAGCCGGGACATATTATTTTGCAGGCCCAGGGAGGGCGGTTGCCACAGTAGTTATGGGACAAACTGTTTCCGAACAGGGCGGAGGAGAGGAAGCGGTTTTTGGTTTTAACGAGGGCGGCACATATTTTGAACAGAGTATTATTGATAAACAAGGATCAGAACCTGAAACTGAATTTATACATTCCTCAGAAACTAAAATTAATCTGACGGCCGAGGATCTGGAGAAGCTTAGCGATGTAAATTACCTGAAAAGCAATTTTTATATAGTTGATAAGCGGACAGACCTTTTGGAAGGTGATATTAACCCTCAGGAATTTTTAAATATGGATTTTACAATAGATAAAAATACGGAAGGGCCGAAAGTGCTTATATTCCATACGCATGCCAACGAAATGTTTGCCGACAGCGATCCGTCGAAAGGGATTACGGAGGGTATATACGGCGCGGGAGAAAGGCTTAAAGAAATTCTTGAAACAGAATACGGAATACCTGTGCTTCACCACGACGGACAATATGACGTTGTTGACGGCAAGGGGCAGATAACGGGGGCGTATGAAAGAATGGAACCTGATATACGCCGTGTTTTGCAAGATAACCCAACTATTGAAGTTGTTATAGATATGCACAGGGACGGGGTTAGGAGCGACGTACATCTTGTTGAAGAAGTAGGTGGCAAACAGTGTGCAAAAATAATGTTTTTTAACGGACTTTGCCGGCTTAATGAGGATGGCAAACTTGAAGATTTGACAAGCCTACCTAATACATATTTAAAGGATAACCTTGCCCTAAGCTTCAATATGCAGCTTATGGCAAACAGCATGTATCCGAATTTTACAAGGAAAGTTTATCTTAACGCTTACAGGTACAGCCTTCATATGGCGCCAAAAAGCCTGCTTATAGAGGTTGGGGCGCAAACGAATACAAAAGAAGAAATATTAAATTCCATGGAACCGCTTGCGGATATTTTGGCAAGGGTACTTTTGGAAGAATAA
- a CDS encoding NCS2 family permease produces the protein MGFLEKQFKLKENGTTAKIEVSAGITTFMTMAYILIVNPSILSATGMDPNALLTATALAAALGTFCMAFFSNYPFALAPGMGLNAYFAFTVVLQYGYSWQTALTAVLIEGIIFILLSAANIREAIFNSIPKTLKNATGVAIGLYIAFIGMQNAGVIVDNGSTLVGLGDVKSVPVALALIGTIITVVLVIKKIKGALLWGILITYALGIICQFTGIYVVDPEAGAYSLLPGGVVAMPPSLSPIFFKFDFSNIFSLEFVTVVFSFLFVDLFDTLGTLIGVSTKAGYLDKDGKLPRIKGALMADAVATTAGAILGTSTTTTFVESASGVAEGGRTGLTSAVTAVLFLLALFFSPIITAIPSFATTPALITVGLFMIEAVTKIDFSDYTEGFPAFITIIMMVVAYSISEGLVFGVISYVLLKALSGRAKELNPVIVVIAILFFIKLIAA, from the coding sequence ATGGGGTTTCTTGAAAAACAATTTAAACTGAAAGAAAACGGAACCACTGCAAAAATTGAAGTATCGGCAGGTATAACTACATTCATGACCATGGCATATATACTCATTGTTAACCCGAGTATTCTCAGCGCTACAGGCATGGATCCCAACGCTCTTTTAACGGCCACCGCACTGGCTGCCGCTTTAGGCACATTCTGTATGGCTTTCTTCTCAAACTACCCGTTTGCTCTGGCGCCCGGCATGGGCCTCAACGCATACTTTGCGTTTACAGTAGTTTTACAGTACGGGTACTCATGGCAGACGGCGCTTACCGCCGTATTAATCGAGGGTATTATATTTATACTCCTCTCGGCTGCAAATATAAGGGAGGCAATATTTAATTCGATACCGAAAACCCTTAAAAATGCGACAGGAGTTGCAATCGGGCTGTACATCGCTTTCATCGGCATGCAGAACGCCGGAGTTATTGTTGACAATGGTTCGACCCTTGTAGGCCTTGGCGACGTAAAAAGCGTGCCCGTTGCTTTAGCCCTTATAGGCACAATCATAACTGTCGTACTTGTAATTAAAAAAATTAAAGGCGCCCTTTTATGGGGAATACTTATAACTTACGCTCTTGGCATTATATGCCAGTTTACCGGAATTTATGTTGTCGATCCCGAAGCCGGCGCGTATTCTCTCCTTCCGGGAGGAGTCGTAGCAATGCCGCCTTCATTATCGCCTATATTCTTCAAATTTGATTTTTCAAATATATTCTCACTTGAATTTGTCACGGTAGTATTCTCATTCCTATTCGTTGACCTTTTCGATACTCTCGGAACACTTATAGGCGTTTCCACAAAAGCGGGATACCTTGACAAAGATGGAAAACTTCCGCGCATCAAAGGCGCGCTGATGGCTGACGCCGTTGCAACCACAGCGGGAGCCATACTCGGAACTTCAACGACAACAACATTTGTTGAAAGCGCCTCAGGCGTTGCGGAAGGCGGACGCACAGGCTTAACATCCGCCGTTACGGCAGTATTGTTCCTGCTTGCCCTTTTCTTCTCGCCTATAATAACGGCCATACCTTCATTCGCAACAACTCCCGCACTTATAACAGTAGGCCTTTTCATGATTGAAGCGGTTACAAAAATCGATTTTTCCGACTATACCGAAGGGTTCCCCGCTTTTATAACAATCATAATGATGGTTGTTGCATACAGCATTTCCGAAGGTCTTGTATTTGGCGTTATTTCATACGTTTTATTAAAAGCGCTTTCGGGCAGGGCAAAAGAACTTAACCCGGTTATAGTAGTAATAGCAATACTGTTCTTCATAAAACTTATCGCGGCTTAA
- the purH gene encoding bifunctional phosphoribosylaminoimidazolecarboxamide formyltransferase/IMP cyclohydrolase, translating to MKRALLSVSDKTGIIGFAKELASMGWEIISTGGTHKTLEAAGIKVTGISDVTHFPECLDGRVKTLHPAIHAGVLAVRDNKEHMEQLKNLGIDTIDMVVVNLYPFKQTILKEGVTRHEAIENIDIGGPTMIRAAAKNFQDVAVIVDPADYSGIIAELKETGDVRPETKFRLSAKVFMHTAHYDSLIANYMMKESGIEGFPDTISLTYEKVQDMRYGENPHQKAAFYKEIGLSKGMLTNAVQLHGKELSFNNINDTNGALELLKEYDEPTVVACKHANPCGVASADTIHEAYVKAYTSDPVSIFGGIIAANREIDKETAEEISKIFLEIVIAPSFSKEAVEIISKKKNIRLLELKDISAKQPEGSLDLKKVSGGILIQEADVKLFDDKDIKVVTEKAPTPQEMEDLKFAFKMVKHTKSNGIAIAKNKRSIGIGPGQVNRIWACQQAIDHGINSLGENAVKGSCLASDAFFPFPDCIEECAKAGITAVVTPGGSVNDQLSIDACNKHGIAMIFVGMRHFKH from the coding sequence ATGAAAAGAGCTTTATTAAGCGTTTCAGACAAAACAGGCATTATCGGATTTGCAAAGGAACTTGCGTCCATGGGCTGGGAAATTATTTCGACAGGCGGCACCCATAAAACGCTTGAAGCTGCCGGGATAAAGGTTACGGGAATTTCCGACGTTACGCATTTTCCCGAATGTCTTGACGGCAGGGTCAAAACGCTTCATCCGGCCATACATGCCGGCGTCCTCGCCGTAAGGGACAACAAGGAACACATGGAACAGCTTAAAAACTTAGGCATAGACACAATAGATATGGTTGTCGTTAACCTTTACCCGTTTAAACAAACAATACTAAAAGAAGGCGTAACAAGGCATGAAGCAATAGAAAATATAGATATAGGCGGCCCTACTATGATAAGGGCGGCGGCAAAAAATTTCCAGGACGTCGCCGTTATTGTAGATCCTGCCGACTACAGCGGAATTATAGCCGAGCTTAAAGAAACGGGCGATGTCAGGCCCGAAACCAAATTCCGTTTAAGCGCCAAAGTGTTTATGCATACGGCGCACTACGATTCGCTTATCGCGAACTATATGATGAAAGAAAGCGGCATTGAAGGATTCCCGGACACAATATCCCTTACATATGAAAAAGTCCAGGATATGCGCTACGGAGAAAATCCGCATCAAAAAGCTGCGTTTTACAAAGAAATAGGATTGTCAAAAGGCATGCTTACAAATGCAGTACAGCTTCACGGAAAAGAGCTTTCTTTTAACAATATAAACGATACAAACGGAGCGTTGGAGCTGCTGAAAGAATATGACGAGCCCACCGTTGTTGCATGCAAGCATGCAAATCCATGCGGCGTTGCAAGCGCGGATACAATACATGAAGCGTATGTCAAAGCCTACACATCAGATCCGGTTTCCATTTTCGGAGGCATAATAGCGGCAAACCGCGAAATTGACAAAGAAACGGCCGAGGAAATATCAAAAATATTCCTTGAAATTGTAATTGCTCCTTCTTTCTCAAAGGAAGCCGTAGAAATAATAAGCAAAAAGAAAAATATAAGGCTTTTGGAACTTAAAGACATATCTGCCAAACAGCCTGAAGGTTCCCTTGATTTAAAGAAAGTCAGCGGCGGAATACTTATACAGGAAGCCGACGTTAAACTTTTTGACGACAAAGACATAAAAGTTGTTACAGAAAAAGCTCCGACACCTCAGGAAATGGAAGACCTTAAATTTGCTTTTAAAATGGTTAAACACACAAAAAGCAACGGCATTGCCATAGCAAAAAATAAGCGTTCAATAGGCATAGGCCCCGGGCAGGTAAACAGGATTTGGGCATGCCAACAGGCTATTGACCATGGTATTAACTCCCTTGGCGAAAACGCCGTCAAAGGTTCATGCCTGGCAAGCGACGCATTCTTTCCTTTTCCAGACTGTATTGAGGAATGTGCAAAAGCCGGCATAACAGCCGTTGTAACTCCCGGCGGCTCCGTAAACGACCAGCTGTCAATAGATGCCTGCAACAAACACGGAATCGCCATGATATTCGTCGGAATGAGGCATTTCAAGCACTGA
- a CDS encoding transcription repressor NadR: MDSGKRKEEILKILSERDSPVSALSLAQKFGVTRQVIVKDMAVIKAGNKNIISTARGYLLHKPDNQGVSRTVKVCHGASEIENELNLIVDLGGYVVSTAIEHPVYGIIGETLNIKSRKDVKNFLHKIEETGCEPLLRLTHGRHMHIIEAENEEGLNDIIEALKLNGFIDGGNEG; encoded by the coding sequence ATGGACAGCGGCAAAAGGAAAGAAGAAATTTTAAAAATACTGTCAGAAAGGGATTCGCCTGTCAGCGCATTGTCCCTGGCTCAAAAATTCGGCGTCACGAGGCAGGTTATAGTCAAGGATATGGCTGTTATAAAAGCGGGAAATAAAAATATAATTTCAACTGCCAGGGGGTATCTGCTCCATAAGCCTGATAATCAGGGGGTGAGCCGCACCGTTAAGGTATGCCATGGCGCGTCGGAGATCGAAAATGAGCTTAACTTAATTGTGGATCTAGGCGGGTATGTGGTTTCAACGGCTATTGAACACCCTGTTTACGGAATAATCGGGGAAACGCTGAATATAAAAAGCCGAAAGGACGTTAAAAATTTCCTTCACAAAATAGAGGAAACAGGATGCGAGCCGCTCCTTAGGTTGACCCATGGACGCCATATGCATATTATTGAGGCGGAAAACGAGGAGGGGCTTAACGACATTATTGAAGCCCTAAAACTAAACGGTTTTATTGACGGCGGGAACGAGGGTTAA